The Acidobacteriota bacterium genome contains the following window.
ATCTCGCCAGTCGAAGCTGAAGCCCCTGTCGCCGAGCAGTCTGCTGAACCCGCAATACAACGGGGGAACACAGGCGACCTGGATCATGTGTTGGATTTGGACGATGTGCTGAATTGGCCATCCGCGACACCGGTTGAAACACCTCTAGTCACCCCAGCGGCTGCGCAAGGCGTCGCCCCACCTGAAGCCATCATTCCGCAATCGGTCATTGATGAAATCGTCAATCGCGTCGTCGCGCAGTTGTCGGAAAAATTGACGACGCAATTGGCCTCGCAACTTGCGCCGGAAGTCGTTGAGTTGGTTAAACAACAAACGCATCAGGAAGCGGTTGTAGTTCCACAGACGACAAATCACGATGCAGACACGTTGCTCGATCTGGATTGAGAGTCTGAAGGTATGAAGCGCTCACCGAAAACCAAAATTGGGAATTGGGAAACGGTGCGCGAGCTTGCATCTGCTCTGCCTGAAGCGGAAGAAAGCACTTCATACGGCACGCCTGCCTTCAAAGTCCGTGGCAAGTTGTTCGTGCGTTTTCATCAAAGCGGTGAATCCATCGTCATCCTGATTTCGATCGAAGAGCGCGAAGCGCTGATGAAGCTCAATCCGGAGACGTTTTACATCACGGATCATTACACCTGCTGGCCATACATGCTGGTCAGGCTTTCGACGGTTGAAAAGGATGACTTGAGAAAGCTGATCGAAGAATCCTGGCGGCGAGCCGCTCCCAAACGGTTGGTTGCCGATTTCGACAACCAACCATAAACGGAAGTATTTTCCGACGCTTTTATTGATGCATGCTGCGGATGACGCCGACGAGACGTGCCGCAGCCTGTTCTTTTTTGGCTGAGGATACCCACCTTTAATGAAGCTACCTGCTCGCGGTCTTGGCGGGCGCAGGCAGAAGGCTCAGTTCCGGCGCGAAGCGATAAACGGCGAATTCAGTCTGCGCCACGACTCCGACAGGAGCATTTGTTTGAAGTTTCAGGTCGGCCATCGCCTTGCCATACGCCGCCACAAAATTCCCCATGTCTTTGAAGTTGTCGAACAGAACGGCGACCTGTACTTCATTCGGATTGCCGCCGAGTCCCACCGAATTGGTATAAATCCCTTTGGCGTCGGTTTTGGCGGCGGCAGGCAGAGCGTTTTCCTTCAGCCACTTCATATATTCCGCCACGCGCCCTGGCGTGATGGTGGCTCTGACTCCGATGCAGATCTTCGCTTCTCCCTTGGGCGGAACAGTCAATGCCGGAACCGTCGAAATCAGGAAGCTGCGCGTGTGACTGACCAGTTGCGCCCGCTTCGCATTCCAAGTCTTTACGCCAGTTTCGCCCAGCGCCTTGATCAGGAAATTGGGTTCATCAAGCGCCTCAAGGTTTGCGATTGGACGATAAGTCCAAACCTCGCCGCCTTCGCCAAGGGTTTGGACTAACCAGGTTTGGAACTCTTTGCCTTCGGCTTTTTTGAAAGCTGCCAGCGTCTCGTTTTTCAGAAACTCTCTGTACTGATCCATCATTCCGGGTTTAACCTGCGTTACCGTCACTTGATAGATCTGCGGCGTGGGCGCTGGGTTCTGCGCAAAGCAAAACGGCGTTAATGAAACGGCGAGCAGCAAGGCGCTGAGCGCCAAGCAGAGTTTGGCAATTGAATAGTGTCTTCGCATTTCGATTCTCCTTGTTAGGTTGATGTGTTGACTGGTTATTGCACACGATCCAGCAGTGTCAGTACTTCCGACCGTACGGTTTTGCTGATTGCCCCCATCTGCGTTGAGACTTCTCCGAATTTTGCGTTTGGGTTGGCCTTTGCCCAGGCGGCGAACCACGAAGGGGTTCCTTCCAAATTCTCGAACTTATCGAAGAGTTGGACGGTCACAAAGCTGTACTCTTTATCGGTTCCGCTGGGGAATCGCACTCCAAAAACTGCCCAACCGCGCATCGCTCCCTGATTGACGACTTCCTGCCAGTAAGGCTTGTAATACTTGCGTTCGTTGGCAACGTATTCGCCTGCCTTGCCAGGTTCGATGCGCTTGTAATCGAAGCGCACGTATTTGGCCGGTGCCGCGGAAGCCGCCGATCTTGGGTCTTCTGCTCCCGGCAATGCGAAATCAATCAGGGAAACGACCTCCGTCCGCACCATCTTGCGCAGTAAACCGGTTTGCGCCGTCAACTCGGCGGCGTTTTTGCCAGGATGCGCTTTGGCGAAAACTTCGAGCGGGTAGCTGTTTTCCAGGTCTTTGAAGTTGTCGTGCAAGGTGACGGCAACGACATCGTATTCGCGTGCGGTTCCGCCCGGATAACGCACGCCCCACAATGCCCACGAACGAATGAGCTTGGCTTTGACGCGTTCACGGTGAATTGGCATCCAGACTTCCTGCTCCATCTTTCGGTAATCGGCATTCTTGCCTGGCTCAATTTTCATGTATTCCAGAACGGCGTATTTTGGCGCTACGGGAGCTTGCGGCGGCGAGCTTTGCGCAAGACTGGCTGTTCCAAACATTGTCAAAATCAGCGAAACACAGATCGCCATTAGTAGAGTCGTGAGTTGTCTTTTCATGGTGCGATTCTCCTCTTAGGTTATGGGCTGTTGTGGAGAGGTTGATGGTCTGCGCCAACCGCTCAGTTTTTGGTATGACAGTAAGCCGATGGCCGATTTGGCATGCGATCCAAGCTGCAAAATCACCTCGCCGATCGCTACAATTTCTAACACCGGCAGGATCAGGTTCATGGCCGTCAAACTTTTGTGCCAGAGCATTCGATCGCTTCCAATTTGGTCTTTCATGATGTTCTCCGAAGTGAAATGGGCTGGTTTGTGTTGACGCACGTTTCCCAGCACGGAGGTTTGGTTAATCCGCCTACTGTCGTTCACAAATCGCTTCGTTGAGTCTCGGTTTCTATGCTTTCAGCTTTCACTTGGATAAGGCGCAGAATGGTTCCGGAAACCGCCAATCTCTCAAAAAAATTTGAAAAATAACTGCTGCCTGTTTTGGAAGTGGTGTTAGTTGTGAATTTTTTACAGCCAGCTATTTTCAGTACTTTTGGCACTGAAAATAGCTCAAGTGAAAGAGCTGTGGTAAATTCGCGCCAAGCTCGCAGATCATCCGTATTGCGAATCCAGGTCAAACTCGATAAATCAAGGCAGGTTAAAAGAAATGGCTTCTGGCACACACGAAGTCACGCAATTGCTTCTGGCGTGGAACAACGGCGATGAAGGGGCACTGGCGCAATTGGTTCCCTTGGTTGAACGGGAGTTACACAGTCTGGCCCAAGCTTATCTGCGCCGCGAATCGGCAGGCAACACCTTGCAACCGACGGCGCTGATTAACGAAGCCTGGATGAGATTGATTGACTGGAAAAATGTCGAATGGCAAAACCGCGCGCACTTTTTTGGCGTGGCGGCGGGGATGATGCGGCGCGTATTGGTGGATCACGCGCGGCGGCGCAAAGCGCTGAAACAGGGGGGCGGCGCAATGCTGGTTTCGCTGACGCAGGCAGGGGCCGCTTCCGATGATCAAACTGCCGACATCATTGCTCTGAATGACGCCCTGAACACCTTATCCACCTTCGACGAACGCAAAAGCCAGATCGTCGAATTGCGTTTTTTCGGCGGCCTGACCGAAGAAGAAACCGCCGAAGTCCTGAAAATTTCCCTGCGAACCTTGCAGCGTGAATGGAGCATGGCCCGCGCCTGGCTTTATCACCAATTGAACAAAGATCAAAAAGACAACTGCTGACTATGACACCCGAACGTTGGCGCCAGATTGAAAAGCTCTATCACGCGACATTGGCGCTCCCGTCAAATGAACGCGCAGATTTTCTGGCAGAAGCCTGCGCAGGCGATAAGCCCCTGCAGGATGAAGTCGAATTGTTGTTGGGCGCAGATGATGACGCTGGAAGTTTTCTGGCCAGACCTGCGTTGCACACCGAAGCCAAACACCTGGTCCACGAACAAAAAACAATGCAGGTAGGTAAACGGATCAATCGTTACCAAATCGTTTCTCGAATCGGCGAAGGCGGAATGGGAGAAGTCTGGCTGGCCGAAGACAACAATTTGGGACGGCAAGTGGCGATCAAATTATTACCCGCCATTTACACAGGCGATGCCGACCGATTGCGCCGATTTGAACAGGAAGCTCGTGCAGCTTCGGCGCTCAATCATCCGAACATAATCACCGTTCACGAAATCGGAGAAGTTGACGGGCTGCATTATCTGGTGACGGAATACGTCAAAGGCCAAACGTTGCGTCAACGCCTGACGGAAGGGCGTATTAATGCTGT
Protein-coding sequences here:
- a CDS encoding sigma-70 family RNA polymerase sigma factor codes for the protein MASGTHEVTQLLLAWNNGDEGALAQLVPLVERELHSLAQAYLRRESAGNTLQPTALINEAWMRLIDWKNVEWQNRAHFFGVAAGMMRRVLVDHARRRKALKQGGGAMLVSLTQAGAASDDQTADIIALNDALNTLSTFDERKSQIVELRFFGGLTEEETAEVLKISLRTLQREWSMARAWLYHQLNKDQKDNC
- a CDS encoding MmcQ/YjbR family DNA-binding protein encodes the protein MKRSPKTKIGNWETVRELASALPEAEESTSYGTPAFKVRGKLFVRFHQSGESIVILISIEEREALMKLNPETFYITDHYTCWPYMLVRLSTVEKDDLRKLIEESWRRAAPKRLVADFDNQP